A stretch of the Proteus sp. ZN5 genome encodes the following:
- a CDS encoding YggS family pyridoxal phosphate-dependent enzyme, which yields MNTIKQNLVNVRSHIDTAAQKCGRSPEEITLLAVSKTKPASDIEKAIACGQTEFGENYVQEGVDKIHYFADNHTLVWHFIGPLQSNKTRLVAENFDWCHTIDRLKIAQRLSDQRPDSLPPLNVLIQINISDENSKSGINLTELDGLAAQISILSGIKLRGLMAIPAPESNYDKQVEVLDKMHLAFKQLQSQYPNIDTLSMGMTSDMEAAIACGSTLVRIGTAIFGARDYATK from the coding sequence ATGAATACTATTAAACAGAATCTCGTCAATGTCAGGTCTCACATTGACACAGCAGCGCAGAAATGCGGCCGTTCTCCAGAAGAAATAACATTACTTGCAGTGAGTAAAACAAAACCTGCGAGTGACATCGAAAAAGCAATAGCGTGTGGACAAACAGAGTTTGGTGAAAACTATGTCCAAGAAGGTGTTGATAAAATCCATTATTTTGCTGATAACCACACCTTAGTTTGGCACTTTATCGGTCCTTTACAGTCAAACAAAACACGCCTTGTTGCTGAGAATTTCGATTGGTGCCATACCATTGATAGATTGAAAATCGCTCAAAGATTAAGTGACCAACGTCCTGACTCATTGCCACCATTAAATGTCCTTATTCAAATCAATATTAGCGATGAAAACAGTAAATCAGGTATTAATCTGACTGAACTTGATGGACTAGCGGCACAAATTTCTATTCTTTCGGGCATTAAATTACGCGGATTAATGGCGATCCCTGCACCTGAAAGCAATTATGACAAACAAGTTGAAGTACTAGACAAAATGCATCTCGCATTTAAACAATTGCAATCTCAATATCCCAATATAGATACCTTATCTATGGGAATGACAAGTGATATGGAAGCTGCTATTGCTTGTGGTTCAACACTCGTTCGTATTGGAACAGCAATTTTTGGCGCAAGAGATTACGCGACTAAGTAA
- the proC gene encoding pyrroline-5-carboxylate reductase, with protein MEHRNIAFIGAGNMAQAIIAGLVQGGYPANKITVSSPSSIRREPLEKEFGIHSTNDNIDAVQKADVIVLAVKPQMMEEVCKPLQNIDMSKKLVLTIAAGIPATRYNDYFATQLQLVRIMPNTPALVGKGLSGMFAHNSLSSQDKQFADELMKSVGTTVWVEQESAINDIIAVAGSAPAYFFLFMESMQQEAERLGFSPEVARAIVQQAASGSTALAEKQHMLPFSTLREQVTSKGGTTAAALMQFYEGKLPENVASAMQAAIKRAQEMEKQF; from the coding sequence ATGGAACATCGTAACATTGCATTTATTGGCGCTGGAAATATGGCTCAAGCCATTATTGCGGGATTGGTTCAAGGTGGATATCCAGCAAATAAAATCACCGTCAGCTCACCTTCATCCATTCGCCGTGAACCACTAGAAAAAGAGTTCGGTATTCATAGTACTAATGACAATATTGATGCCGTTCAGAAAGCGGATGTTATTGTGCTAGCAGTAAAGCCACAAATGATGGAAGAAGTTTGTAAGCCCTTACAAAATATCGATATGAGTAAAAAGTTAGTCCTCACTATCGCTGCTGGCATCCCCGCGACTCGTTATAACGACTATTTTGCGACTCAATTACAGCTCGTTCGCATTATGCCAAATACCCCAGCTCTTGTAGGTAAAGGCTTAAGTGGTATGTTCGCGCACAATTCGCTTTCATCTCAAGATAAACAGTTTGCTGATGAATTAATGAAAAGTGTTGGAACAACCGTTTGGGTAGAGCAAGAATCTGCCATCAATGATATTATCGCCGTTGCTGGTAGTGCACCCGCTTATTTCTTCTTGTTTATGGAATCAATGCAACAAGAAGCAGAACGTTTAGGTTTTTCACCTGAAGTAGCAAGAGCTATTGTGCAACAAGCAGCAAGTGGTTCTACCGCCTTAGCAGAGAAACAACACATGTTGCCTTTCTCAACTTTACGTGAACAAGTAACATCAAAAGGTGGAACGACAGCGGCTGCACTTATGCAGTTTTATGAAGGTAAATTACCTGAAAACGTCGCTTCTGCCATGCAAGCTGCGATTAAACGTGCGCAAGAAATGGAAAAACAATTTTAA
- a CDS encoding YggT family protein, translating into MNFLNFVILTLLQLYTSVLLLRVWMQCVRADFYNPFSQFIVKITQPIVRPLRSVIPSIGPIDTASVLLAYILILLGIIVPSYLSGTSIPFSLMFPFAFIELLTAAGKMIFWLIIIRAILSWVSQGRNPIDHLLFQLTEPLMAPIRRVIPAMGGLDFSAMIVILILYALNYLRVDVLQWLLSVTLY; encoded by the coding sequence ATGAATTTTTTAAATTTCGTCATTCTGACTCTTCTTCAACTCTACACATCCGTACTTCTACTGCGTGTTTGGATGCAATGTGTCAGAGCTGATTTTTATAATCCTTTTTCACAATTTATCGTCAAGATCACACAGCCAATTGTTCGCCCATTAAGAAGTGTTATTCCTTCTATTGGTCCTATTGATACAGCTTCAGTTTTATTAGCCTATATATTAATTCTGTTAGGTATTATCGTCCCATCTTACTTATCAGGAACATCTATTCCTTTCTCTTTAATGTTCCCATTTGCCTTTATTGAACTGCTTACAGCAGCAGGTAAGATGATTTTCTGGTTGATCATTATCCGCGCAATCCTTAGCTGGGTAAGCCAAGGTCGTAATCCAATTGATCATCTTTTATTTCAATTAACAGAACCTTTAATGGCACCAATTCGTCGTGTCATTCCGGCGATGGGTGGTTTAGATTTCTCTGCAATGATTGTTATTCTTATACTTTACGCCCTGAATTATCTGCGTGTAGACGTTTTACAATGGCTACTTAGCGTAACGCTTTACTAA
- a CDS encoding XTP/dITP diphosphatase produces the protein MQKVVLATGNPGKVKELASLLSDFGLDIVAQTELGVDSVEETGLTFVENALIKARHAAKVTGLPAIADDSGISVNALGGAPGIYSARYAGVDANDQQNLDKLLNAMKDVPAEKRQAQFNCVLVYMRHENDPTPLIFHGIWHGVLSTEMHGEGGFGYDPIFFVPELNCTAAQLTKEQKNQHSHRGKALKLMLDALKNA, from the coding sequence ATGCAAAAAGTAGTTCTTGCAACAGGAAATCCGGGAAAGGTCAAAGAGCTGGCTTCTTTGCTTTCTGATTTCGGTTTAGATATTGTTGCTCAAACAGAGCTTGGTGTTGATTCTGTTGAAGAAACAGGCCTAACCTTTGTTGAGAATGCGCTGATTAAAGCGCGCCATGCGGCAAAAGTAACAGGTCTACCTGCCATTGCTGATGACTCTGGTATTTCAGTAAATGCTTTGGGAGGTGCTCCAGGAATTTACTCAGCACGCTATGCGGGTGTTGATGCAAATGATCAGCAAAATCTGGATAAATTGCTCAATGCAATGAAAGATGTACCTGCTGAAAAACGCCAAGCCCAATTTAACTGTGTATTAGTTTATATGCGCCATGAGAACGATCCAACTCCATTAATTTTCCACGGTATTTGGCACGGTGTATTAAGCACAGAAATGCATGGTGAAGGTGGATTTGGCTACGATCCTATTTTCTTTGTTCCTGAATTAAATTGTACTGCGGCACAATTAACTAAAGAGCAAAAAAATCAGCATTCGCATCGTGGTAAAGCACTTAAATTAATGTTGGATGCCCTTAAGAATGCTTAA
- the hemW gene encoding radical SAM family heme chaperone HemW codes for MLKLPPLSLYIHIPWCVQKCPYCDFNSHTLKGEVPHQEYVQHLLNDLDADLIHVGSREVQTIFIGGGTPSLLSAESMADLLYGVKERIAVSPNAEITMEANPGTVEAERFAGFQRAGVNRISIGVQSFGNDKLIRLGRIHDADEAKNAAHLAKELGLRSFNLDLMHGLPDQSLSQALSDLQQAIELSPPHLSWYQLTIEPNTQFGSRPPKLPDDDMLWDIFSEGDKLLTAAGYQQYETSAYCKPGFQCEHNLNYWRFGDYLGIGCGAHGKISFEDGRIMRTVKTKHPKGFMEGRYLHQQNFVDNDDRPFEFFMNRFRLLEAFPRQDFSDYTGLSEEVIRHQIDEALALGYISESDTHWQITPHGKLFLNSLLELFL; via the coding sequence ATGCTTAAGTTGCCTCCATTAAGTTTGTATATTCATATTCCTTGGTGTGTACAAAAATGTCCTTATTGTGATTTCAACTCACATACACTAAAAGGCGAAGTTCCACATCAGGAATATGTGCAACATTTACTCAATGACTTAGATGCCGATCTTATTCACGTTGGCTCCCGTGAAGTCCAAACCATATTTATTGGTGGTGGTACTCCTAGCTTATTAAGCGCTGAGTCAATGGCTGATTTACTCTATGGCGTTAAAGAACGCATTGCAGTTAGTCCTAATGCAGAAATTACTATGGAAGCTAACCCGGGAACCGTGGAAGCTGAACGCTTTGCTGGATTCCAACGTGCGGGTGTAAATCGTATTTCTATTGGAGTGCAAAGTTTTGGCAACGATAAGCTTATTCGCTTAGGGCGCATTCATGATGCTGATGAAGCTAAAAATGCTGCTCATTTAGCCAAAGAATTAGGCTTACGTAGCTTTAATTTAGATTTAATGCATGGATTACCAGACCAATCATTATCTCAAGCGCTTTCGGATTTACAGCAAGCAATAGAGTTATCCCCACCACATTTGTCTTGGTATCAATTAACCATTGAACCCAATACACAATTTGGCTCTCGTCCACCAAAATTACCTGATGATGATATGCTGTGGGATATTTTCTCAGAAGGTGACAAATTACTGACAGCCGCAGGTTATCAACAATATGAAACATCAGCATATTGCAAACCGGGCTTTCAATGTGAGCACAACTTAAATTATTGGCGTTTCGGGGATTATTTAGGTATCGGTTGTGGTGCTCATGGAAAAATAAGCTTTGAAGATGGTCGCATCATGCGAACAGTAAAAACCAAGCATCCTAAAGGTTTTATGGAAGGTCGTTATCTCCACCAGCAAAATTTTGTTGATAATGATGACCGTCCATTTGAATTTTTTATGAACCGTTTTCGCCTATTAGAAGCATTCCCAAGACAAGATTTCAGTGATTACACTGGGCTTTCTGAAGAAGTTATTCGCCATCAAATAGATGAAGCTTTGGCTTTAGGTTATATCAGTGAATCAGACACTCACTGGCAAATTACACCTCATGGCAAGCTGTTCCTTAATTCATTGCTTGAGTTATTTCTTTAA
- a CDS encoding siderophore ABC transporter substrate-binding protein, which produces MKKILPLVIASILSVTSFSALSKTPIEYQPNQVINQNNDKMVIKHQLGETSVTKNPSKVVLFDFGLYDSLVQLGLADKVVGLPLGNAPDYIKGSIATNVANVGGMKAPDLEKLAEIKPDLIIITGRQGASYEALAKIAPTVNLGTNSANYLNSVESNIKLLGELFDKQQVTQEQITKLNTVIEQAQKKAAGSDKKVLVLLHNAGNLMPNNQSVVYDVVKAKRAELPPVAEEEKGKRRVVTSEMIVQANPDVIFIIDRSEAIGAGKLEKTAFEDDAIKSTSAYKNSGIVYLQADLWYLSGGGLDSLTKQIEAVESAL; this is translated from the coding sequence ATGAAGAAGATCCTTCCTTTAGTTATCGCATCTATCCTTTCTGTAACCAGTTTCTCTGCGTTAAGCAAAACACCAATCGAATACCAACCTAACCAAGTTATTAACCAGAACAATGACAAGATGGTGATTAAACACCAGTTGGGTGAAACGTCAGTCACTAAGAATCCTTCAAAAGTGGTTCTATTTGATTTTGGTCTTTATGATTCTTTAGTTCAGTTAGGTTTAGCCGATAAAGTGGTTGGGTTACCGTTAGGTAATGCGCCTGACTATATTAAAGGAAGTATTGCAACTAACGTTGCTAATGTTGGTGGCATGAAAGCACCTGACTTAGAAAAATTAGCCGAAATTAAACCTGATTTAATTATTATTACAGGTCGCCAAGGTGCCTCATATGAGGCTTTAGCGAAAATTGCACCAACCGTTAATTTAGGTACTAACAGTGCAAATTATCTCAATTCAGTTGAGTCAAATATCAAATTATTAGGTGAATTATTTGATAAACAGCAAGTGACTCAAGAGCAAATTACTAAATTAAATACTGTTATTGAGCAAGCTCAGAAAAAAGCAGCAGGATCTGACAAAAAAGTTTTAGTACTATTACATAATGCTGGCAATTTAATGCCTAATAATCAAAGTGTTGTTTATGATGTTGTTAAAGCTAAAAGAGCTGAATTACCGCCTGTTGCTGAAGAAGAGAAAGGCAAGCGTCGTGTAGTTACATCAGAAATGATTGTTCAAGCTAACCCAGATGTTATTTTTATTATTGATCGCAGTGAGGCCATTGGCGCGGGTAAATTAGAAAAAACAGCGTTTGAAGATGATGCTATAAAATCAACATCAGCCTATAAAAATAGTGGTATTGTTTATCTCCAAGCTGATCTTTGGTATCTTTCTGGCGGTGGTTTAGACAGCTTAACTAAACAAATTGAAGCGGTAGAAAGCGCACTTTAA
- a CDS encoding DUF2884 family protein → MNLRYIAVTLFFVASTANASPSFDCAVMPKDDLRITSEFVEVAGSHGLMVIYPDGTLFQNEKSASLTPQQQELAKKYQATVRRDVPWLRTETGVKLQDSRKVLDKVVIEAFGKDSNILNRLSRLEKDLNQQMDKVVSIEPNNITFHSQAIKEVEAKGREIVESSLGGMLQDSINELGKKQLLAAAGGDSKKALGGLLGNLDGFQKIIDQEWKQQEAAFTQFGQQACNKITQMESQRVELVNSLKK, encoded by the coding sequence ATGAATTTAAGATATATTGCTGTCACACTGTTTTTTGTTGCGAGTACAGCAAATGCATCACCAAGTTTTGATTGCGCTGTAATGCCAAAAGATGATTTACGCATAACCTCTGAATTTGTTGAAGTCGCGGGTTCACATGGTTTAATGGTAATTTATCCTGACGGTACACTATTTCAAAATGAAAAAAGTGCCTCATTGACACCACAGCAACAAGAACTAGCAAAGAAATATCAAGCCACAGTAAGACGAGACGTACCTTGGTTAAGAACTGAAACAGGGGTAAAACTGCAAGATTCTCGCAAAGTACTTGATAAAGTGGTGATTGAGGCCTTTGGTAAAGATAGTAATATCCTCAATAGATTAAGTAGATTAGAGAAAGATCTCAATCAGCAAATGGATAAAGTGGTTAGCATAGAACCGAATAACATTACGTTCCATTCTCAAGCCATTAAAGAAGTTGAAGCCAAAGGCCGTGAAATTGTAGAAAGTAGCCTAGGTGGGATGTTGCAAGACAGCATTAATGAATTGGGGAAAAAACAGTTATTAGCTGCCGCGGGTGGCGACAGTAAAAAAGCCTTAGGCGGATTATTAGGCAACCTAGATGGTTTTCAAAAAATTATAGATCAGGAGTGGAAACAGCAAGAAGCTGCATTTACTCAATTTGGTCAGCAAGCTTGCAACAAAATAACCCAGATGGAAAGTCAACGGGTGGAGCTTGTTAATTCTCTAAAAAAATAA
- the glsB gene encoding glutaminase B → MTTTLSNALLSDILQQIRPLIGQGKVADYIPALAQIPPEQLAIAVYTVDGELYQSGMADKRFSIQSISKVLSLTLALTRYEESEIWQRVGKEPSGLPFNSLIQLEMEKGIPRNPFINAGAIVITDMLQSRLSAPKQRMLEVIRFLTDTPDICYNSVVAKSEMEHLSRNASIAYLMKSFGNFENDVITVLETYFHYCSIEMSCTELVRCFSYLANQGICVGNKNQIITPRQTRQINALMLTCGMYDGAGEFAFRIGIPGKSGVGGGIIAVVPDAFTVAVWSPELDKSGNSLAGCAALELLANKVGRSIF, encoded by the coding sequence GTGACTACAACGTTATCTAACGCATTACTGTCAGATATTTTGCAACAAATTCGCCCATTAATCGGGCAAGGAAAAGTCGCGGATTATATTCCCGCATTGGCTCAAATACCTCCAGAACAGCTTGCTATAGCTGTTTATACGGTTGATGGTGAACTCTATCAATCAGGCATGGCAGATAAGCGTTTTTCAATCCAATCTATTTCTAAAGTACTTAGCTTAACGCTTGCTTTAACGCGTTATGAAGAAAGTGAAATTTGGCAACGTGTAGGAAAAGAGCCATCAGGGCTGCCTTTTAATTCCTTGATTCAGCTAGAAATGGAAAAAGGAATACCACGTAATCCCTTTATTAATGCAGGTGCCATTGTTATCACTGATATGTTGCAGTCTCGCTTAAGTGCGCCTAAGCAAAGAATGTTAGAAGTGATCCGTTTTCTCACTGATACTCCTGATATTTGTTATAACTCAGTGGTCGCAAAATCAGAGATGGAGCATCTTAGTCGAAATGCCTCTATCGCTTACCTGATGAAATCTTTTGGTAATTTTGAGAACGATGTTATTACGGTACTGGAAACCTATTTTCACTATTGTTCAATAGAGATGAGTTGTACTGAGTTAGTGCGATGTTTTAGCTATTTGGCTAATCAAGGTATATGTGTGGGTAATAAAAATCAGATTATTACGCCAAGACAAACCCGCCAAATAAATGCGTTAATGTTAACTTGTGGCATGTATGATGGTGCAGGTGAATTTGCGTTTCGTATCGGTATTCCCGGAAAATCAGGCGTAGGTGGTGGCATTATTGCTGTTGTTCCCGATGCTTTTACGGTTGCAGTCTGGTCACCAGAGCTGGATAAATCAGGTAACTCATTAGCAGGTTGTGCAGCACTTGAATTATTAGCAAACAAAGTAGGGCGTTCAATTTTTTAG
- a CDS encoding YggL family protein, whose protein sequence is MAKQRSRRLRKKMRIDEFQELGFSVKWTFPENTPIEEVDRFVDELILKVIEPNGLAFDASGYLSWEGLICLQQIGKCTEEHRQLVENFLKESKMQDVQTSELFDVWWD, encoded by the coding sequence ATGGCTAAACAACGTAGTCGCCGCTTACGCAAAAAAATGCGTATCGATGAATTTCAGGAATTAGGTTTCTCAGTTAAATGGACTTTCCCAGAAAATACCCCAATTGAGGAAGTAGATCGTTTTGTTGATGAACTGATCCTCAAAGTTATTGAGCCAAACGGGCTGGCATTTGATGCAAGTGGTTACCTGAGCTGGGAAGGCTTAATCTGCTTACAACAAATTGGTAAATGTACAGAAGAACATCGCCAATTAGTCGAAAACTTCCTAAAAGAAAGCAAAATGCAAGATGTACAAACCTCTGAACTATTTGATGTTTGGTGGGATTGA
- the trmB gene encoding tRNA (guanosine(46)-N7)-methyltransferase TrmB: MIKNVISPEFNEEGRALRRVRSFVRRQGRLTPRQEQALETQWPAFGIEYQPEPIDFSQVFGREAPVILEIGFGMGASLVTMAKNTPENNYFGIEVHAPGVGACLASAEEEQLSNLRVMCHDAIEVLNHMISDNSLKMVQLFFPDPWHKARHNKRRIVQVPFAELILKKLTLDGVFHMATDWEPYAEHMLEVMTSVEGYQNLSETQDYVPRPETRPVTKFEKRGHRLGHGVWDLMFKRVK, translated from the coding sequence ATGATCAAGAATGTAATTTCTCCGGAATTCAATGAAGAGGGGCGTGCTTTACGACGCGTTCGTAGTTTTGTTCGTAGACAAGGTCGTTTAACGCCTCGTCAAGAGCAAGCATTAGAAACACAGTGGCCTGCCTTTGGAATTGAATATCAACCGGAACCCATCGACTTCAGTCAGGTTTTTGGACGCGAAGCGCCTGTAATTTTAGAAATTGGCTTCGGCATGGGCGCATCGCTCGTGACTATGGCAAAAAATACACCAGAAAATAATTATTTCGGCATTGAAGTACATGCACCGGGTGTTGGTGCTTGTCTTGCAAGTGCTGAAGAAGAACAACTAAGCAATCTGAGAGTCATGTGTCATGATGCGATTGAAGTGCTCAATCATATGATCTCAGATAATAGCTTAAAAATGGTTCAGTTATTCTTTCCTGATCCATGGCACAAAGCGCGTCATAATAAACGCCGTATTGTTCAAGTGCCTTTTGCAGAATTAATTTTAAAAAAATTAACGTTAGACGGTGTTTTTCATATGGCGACAGATTGGGAACCATATGCAGAACATATGCTTGAAGTAATGACAAGTGTTGAAGGTTATCAGAATTTGTCAGAAACTCAGGATTATGTACCACGACCAGAAACACGCCCTGTGACTAAATTTGAAAAACGCGGTCATCGTTTAGGGCATGGTGTCTGGGATCTTATGTTTAAGAGGGTAAAATAA
- the mutY gene encoding A/G-specific adenine glycosylase, with the protein MMEALQFSQVVLNWYHKYGRKTLPWQQEKTPYHVWLSEVMLQQTQVATVIPYFERFIARFSDVNALAKAPLDEVLHLWTGLGYYARARNLHKAAQHIVDKHQGQFPDTFEYVCALPGVGRSTAGAILSLSLKKPYPILDGNVKRVLARCYAIEGWPGKKEVENKLWEISENVTPTEGVEYFNQAMMDLGAIVCTRSKPKCELCPLNTGCIAYAQNNWADYPGKKPKKVIPEKTTYFLILQYDNLVWLDKRPPAGIWGGLFAFPQFETKALLEQWLTEHGLSNNESEQLISFRHTFSHFHLDIVPICVKLSAFTSVMEEQKGLWYNLQTPATVGLAAPVENLLRQLA; encoded by the coding sequence ATGATGGAAGCTCTGCAATTTTCGCAAGTCGTACTCAATTGGTATCACAAATATGGGCGTAAAACGCTCCCTTGGCAGCAAGAAAAAACGCCTTATCACGTATGGTTATCAGAGGTAATGCTGCAACAAACTCAAGTTGCAACGGTTATTCCTTATTTTGAGCGTTTTATTGCACGTTTTTCTGATGTCAACGCATTAGCTAAAGCCCCTCTTGATGAAGTACTTCATCTCTGGACTGGCCTTGGTTATTACGCAAGAGCAAGAAACTTACATAAAGCAGCACAACACATTGTAGATAAACATCAAGGGCAGTTTCCTGATACCTTTGAATACGTTTGTGCCTTACCCGGTGTTGGACGTTCAACCGCTGGTGCTATTTTATCGTTATCATTGAAAAAGCCTTATCCAATTCTTGATGGTAATGTGAAACGTGTTTTAGCTCGCTGTTATGCCATCGAAGGCTGGCCAGGTAAAAAAGAAGTTGAGAATAAGTTGTGGGAGATCAGCGAAAACGTCACTCCAACCGAAGGTGTAGAGTATTTTAATCAGGCAATGATGGATTTAGGTGCAATAGTTTGCACAAGAAGTAAGCCTAAATGTGAATTATGCCCATTAAATACTGGCTGTATCGCTTATGCTCAAAACAATTGGGCGGATTATCCTGGGAAAAAACCGAAAAAAGTTATCCCAGAAAAAACAACTTATTTTCTTATTTTACAATATGATAATCTTGTTTGGTTGGATAAAAGACCACCAGCAGGAATATGGGGTGGGTTATTTGCCTTTCCTCAATTTGAAACAAAAGCGCTTTTAGAACAGTGGTTAACTGAGCATGGACTCAGTAATAATGAATCAGAGCAACTGATTTCATTTCGACATACGTTTAGCCACTTTCATTTAGATATTGTGCCAATTTGCGTAAAACTCTCAGCGTTTACCTCTGTGATGGAGGAGCAAAAAGGACTTTGGTATAACTTACAGACACCTGCAACCGTAGGGTTAGCAGCACCTGTAGAGAATTTACTTAGACAATTAGCCTAA
- a CDS encoding oxidative damage protection protein encodes MSRTIFCTFLNKEADGLDFQLYPGEIGKRIFNEISKEAWAQWMAKQTMLINEKKLNTMNPDDRKLLEQEMVRFLFEGHDIHIDGYTPPEK; translated from the coding sequence ATGAGCAGAACTATTTTTTGTACTTTCCTTAACAAAGAAGCTGATGGACTTGATTTTCAGTTGTACCCAGGAGAAATTGGAAAGCGCATTTTCAATGAGATCTCAAAAGAAGCATGGGCTCAATGGATGGCAAAACAGACCATGCTTATCAATGAGAAAAAACTTAACACCATGAATCCAGATGATCGCAAACTATTAGAACAAGAAATGGTGAGATTTTTATTCGAAGGCCATGATATTCATATTGACGGCTACACACCACCTGAAAAATAA
- the mltC gene encoding membrane-bound lytic murein transglycosylase MltC codes for MKKILLLLIIAPLLISCSSQPPKTFEPDYAKDTNAFDILMGQFANNIEMIWGMKEVLIAGPKDYVKYTDAYKTRSHINFEAGTITIETLGGDAPQLQLHKAIVTTLLMGEDPGSIDLYSDVNNIPHSTEPFLLGQVLDNTGQSIRWEWRANKFADYLIANKLQKRQSGINTIWYVTLNLVPNHLDQRAHKYLPLVQQAAAKYGVEPSLILAIMQIESSFNPYAVSSSDALGLMQIMPATAGRDVFRMQGKSGQPSRSYLFDPANNIDAGAAYISILQNSYLGDIKDPVSRRYAVIQAYNGGAGSVLRIFHNDKKQAAAMINNLEPTQVYTTLRNKHPADQSRRYLEKVSTAQRNYR; via the coding sequence ATGAAAAAAATCCTTCTCTTGCTGATTATCGCCCCTCTACTCATTTCATGCAGTAGTCAACCACCAAAAACATTTGAACCCGATTATGCAAAAGACACCAATGCATTCGATATTCTTATGGGCCAATTTGCCAATAATATTGAAATGATTTGGGGTATGAAGGAAGTTTTAATCGCGGGGCCTAAAGACTACGTAAAATATACCGACGCTTATAAAACTCGTAGTCATATTAATTTTGAAGCCGGTACGATTACGATAGAAACACTAGGCGGTGACGCTCCTCAACTCCAATTGCATAAAGCGATAGTCACAACGTTATTAATGGGCGAAGATCCAGGCTCTATTGATCTCTACTCTGATGTTAATAATATTCCTCACAGTACAGAACCCTTTTTATTAGGACAAGTACTCGATAACACTGGGCAATCTATACGTTGGGAATGGCGCGCCAATAAATTTGCAGATTATCTGATTGCCAATAAATTACAAAAACGTCAATCCGGTATAAATACCATTTGGTATGTCACCCTTAATCTTGTTCCTAATCACCTTGATCAACGTGCTCATAAATATTTACCGTTAGTACAACAAGCAGCGGCTAAATATGGTGTTGAACCATCATTGATCTTGGCAATTATGCAAATTGAATCCAGTTTCAACCCATATGCGGTGAGTAGTTCTGATGCACTCGGTTTAATGCAGATTATGCCAGCAACGGCAGGTCGAGATGTCTTCCGAATGCAAGGAAAATCAGGACAACCAAGTCGTAGTTACTTATTTGATCCCGCTAATAATATCGATGCAGGTGCGGCTTATATCTCGATACTGCAAAATAGTTACCTTGGAGATATCAAAGATCCTGTTTCTCGCCGTTACGCCGTTATACAAGCTTACAACGGTGGTGCTGGTAGTGTGTTACGGATATTCCATAACGATAAGAAACAAGCTGCCGCTATGATTAATAACTTAGAGCCAACACAGGTCTATACCACATTGCGCAACAAGCACCCTGCTGATCAATCTCGTCGTTATCTTGAGAAAGTCAGTACAGCTCAACGTAACTATCGTTAA
- a CDS encoding Hcp family type VI secretion system effector encodes MSNNIYLRINGNVQGNISAGCSSYDSLGNKYQSSHLNEILVIASTFDISRRQNLSHAPLSITKHVDKSTPLLITAITNNEILKCEIDYYRTSHTGAQEKYMTVVLTNASIVNYSQIHASTLTQSDSLPSEIIIIQYESITCNHIMAGTSGYSISELS; translated from the coding sequence ATGTCTAATAATATTTATTTAAGAATAAATGGAAATGTTCAAGGAAATATTTCAGCTGGATGCTCTTCTTACGATTCACTTGGCAATAAATACCAAAGCTCTCACTTAAATGAAATATTAGTTATAGCGTCCACATTTGATATATCAAGAAGACAAAATTTAAGTCATGCTCCTCTTTCTATAACCAAACATGTTGATAAGTCAACACCATTACTAATTACGGCAATTACAAATAACGAAATTTTAAAGTGTGAAATTGATTACTATAGAACTTCTCATACCGGCGCCCAAGAGAAATATATGACGGTTGTTTTAACAAATGCTTCTATTGTCAATTACTCACAAATACATGCAAGTACCTTAACTCAAAGTGATTCATTACCTAGCGAAATTATCATTATACAATATGAAAGTATTACCTGTAACCATATAATGGCAGGAACGTCTGGATATAGTATTTCTGAACTAAGTTAA